The following DNA comes from Cucumis sativus cultivar 9930 chromosome 7, Cucumber_9930_V3, whole genome shotgun sequence.
AGTTGGAGCTAGTTGACTCTAGCTATTCACCGTTAACATAACTCACTAattgttcatattttctttttcctggCCATCATAGGATGAGTGCTTAGAGGTAAGAGTTTTTAGtcgtaatttctttttatatattgagaTCGGTAGAATACTAAcaatatcaattaaaactaAAGTTTTCTCTTATCAAattctcttctcttccatCTCTTATTTTCGTATCAGGAGACTTCAAttcatcttaattttttttcttctcttaattaGCTTTGAGATAGAACCATGCTATAATAGTAAGTAACATCTTGAGGTACATGTTGGAGATGTTGAGTCTTATGTtgtaaaaatcaaaagatttaTATTCTATATAATATAGATAAATTActcctttcaatttcaatttattttgagaTGAACCAGTACAATCAAACTTATAGCATATATTTACATGTAAATATATGTAAGAGTATTGTAAATGATTAAATAGAAACGGAGAATTTGGATTATAGTGATAGAGAGGAGGACACGTGGCAGAGTGGGTTTCCTCAAAATGcaaaatgtggaagaaaacGGTCATCGTGAACCAGTGGTATTGGTGTATTTGGGTTATTGGGGAAGAAGGGATAAGGAGCTTCAACAAAGCATTTTCCGGCGCCAAATCCAGCTCCTCCTCAAATGGCCCTTCTTCATGCGTCCGCTTCTCTCTCCCTCGCCACACGCGGTATGCTCTCTTTATCTCTCTATCACAccatctccatctctctctttctgtTCTCTCACTGTTGAATATCCAAACCATTCATAAAACCGAATACAATGTTCCAGATGTTTCCTTCGCAAGAACAGCACCAAAAGCTTTTCCGCTTCATAGAAGTCCCCTGCCGAATTTATTTCGAATTGGAACCACCTTCGCTACTGGCTCTCCACTCGGTACTGATTCTTTTTATGTCTATTACCCGTCTAATTTCAGTGTTTCTTCTTGATGAGTTTTATGATTTGACGagttcttcttttcaattttattttggggttatttttttcttttagtattcAATGTGATATATTGTGAATTATAGTAGTGAACATTGAAACTACcctaatttctaaataaaatctGGATGTTACGTATGTGTTGCTAATTGTTACagttttaagaaagaaatattgcATATTGCATAAGTTTCAGTCTAAGTGATCTAATGCGACTTCCACTCTAACGTTAAAGAGTTTTATGATTGCTCTTGACTGTTATTGGAATATTAAGAAATTGTTGCTGGAGCTGTTTAGAAAATAACATAGTAGTTGGAATTTTTGAGTTTGTTGCGGATTTTGGCAAAGATTCAGCTTCATTTTATTAGGTATCAGCTAAGGGTTATTCTTGATCTCAGTGTTAAGCAAGCCAACTGGTCAAAAGAAGCACGctttgaaacaaaattctgTTTCTATAAGATGTGAGCAAAGCACCCAACAGAGTAATCTGGATGTTTGGCTTGGGCGGTTTGCAATGGTAGGATTTGCAATTGCAATTAGTGTTGAAATTGCAACGGGCAAGGGACTTTTAGAGGTATGACCTTTCTAAGTCATTGGTACTTATATTTCAGCTAGTTGATAAGAAATTGTTAAAGGATTTCTTTAGCTTTtcgaattttaaatttgtcttatCTTGTGGTGAAGACCTAATTGTCAGTGTTAATAAGATTCTACCTCCAATGTGAGGTTTGGCTGCGTTCATTTGACACAATACACGGATATGATATTTTCTGTTCAGGAAATTATattatccttaattatttatacaaaagtATCCTTTTATACCACTTGGAGTATTCCATTTGAAGTGTTGAGTTTGTTCTAAATATGGGTCTTAAAGTGCATCTAGAATGTATTCCAATGGCTTTTTTTGTTACTCTGGCATTCTTTTTTCTAGACACTTGTCTTGCTAATTTTGGCTTATATAAGGGACCATTAAATTATTCTGGGCTGATCATTGGATGTGCAGCATCTGCCTGATTGATTTTAGCCTGATATAGAAGTCACAGTCTAATTATTCTTGGCTGGTCGTTGATTGTGCTTGCACTTcccatttgtttattttgtccAGTGAAGAGGAATTCCTAGTGACGTGTCATACAAGTTTCATAGGAGATACagacattaaattaattaaaaccttaCTAGAATCACTGTTTTCATGATGCAGAACTTTGGAGTAACGTCTCCCCTGCCTAGTGTGGCCTTGGCCGTTACTGCATTGGTTGGCGTACTGACTGCAGTTTTCATCTTCCAATCAGCTACCAAAAATTGAAGCCATCTAGATTGCTTTTATACGTTTTTCTGTAAAGTTTGTAATactaaaatatgttttccttgatattcattttcattcattgTAATATTCTCGAGTGCGAACAATGGCCAATCAAGTTTGAATGTACAATGACTAATAGAAacttttttcacaaaaatCTCCCCCATCAACATCAATGAGTCAATGACTTTGTTGTCAGATTTCCTGTATTGAAAGACCATCATCATGATTGTGCATAATATTGTATATTCGTGTTTCGGGCTACTTGGAGGAGACGCTTTGGTGCCTAAGATCAATCTATAAAGTGTCTTCTTTTAAAGAGCTGGGCCACAGTTTGTGTTTCAGTCGAAGATAAGTGATTTATACTGCTTTCTAAAGTAGTgcaatatattcttttatgatATGATGAAAGCATCTCTATCAGCCCAAGTAAGTTCATTCACTTTGGCAAACAAATACATTGGAAGGGGAGACAAGGGCCTTTATTGCCTTCTGTCCCAAAGAATCAATTCTCTTTCAGCCTTTTCCTGTAGAAGTTTTTGGTCTAATATTCACTTGGAACACAAGGTTTCTCATCTATTATGTCATTTCCCtgtaaattgattattttgcATCGTTTGAACTAAGAACTAAGCACTGGTGGTGctggtttgaaaattttgtcatctTCATTATATTCCTTGATTTCGGACATGGGTGCAGTGATATCTAGGTTGAGGAAGAGACTTTTTCAGAACCGTGAAGTGAGAATCCTGATGCTCGGTCTTGATGCGTCAGGGAAGACAACCATTTTGTACAAACTAAAACTTGGTGAAATAGTTATGACCGTGCCAACTATTGGTACGTACTTTGATTATTCATTTACATTTGGATGAGATTGTACTTTGAAAATCCATCTCTAGTTTTGGCTCAATTTTTGGAAAGACAAAATTGTTTTGAGATAAAATGGATATCACCTCGTGTTATTAtttggtatattttttaaaactatattcaAGAATATCTTTATTAGAACATTTTGATCCtgtttttcatcttttgaaattttgttgggTAATTTGCACGGCTTAGACCAAATGGAGATTAGCTACatctatttgtttgtttacttTGGTTACATATTACAATTTATGAAGTATTTTCTGTTTACCTTTTATGTTAGTCactaattttcttaaagaacAGGTTACGCAAGGTCATTTTGGTAGTAGGGATTGCTTTGATATTACCCATAATAgcttttctattaatttttttggacCATTAATCCATTGTTTTGCTATGCTGATCAACCTGAGATAATgcaaaagaatgaaataattcTTAAACAGTTCTATAATTGCATTTTATGATTCAGGGTTCAATGTGGAAACAGTAGAATACAAAAATATGAGCTGCAGTGTCTGGGATGTTGGAGGACAAGATAAGGTTTTAAATCACACCCTCTTACTCTGCTTCTGCAAATACTATTCTTTGATTACAATCTGAAAAAGTAAAGAACAGATGCTTTAAAATGTATGTTAATGGAACTGAAACAATAATGgtcaaaacttaaaacatttgTTTGTGTAAGTTCTACgattaaaactaaaacataaCACTTCAAAGTACACTGTTATTGTTAATAAGATCATGgctttaaatgaaaacaataaataaggCAAGACAATTTATCTAAATATATttccaattaatttaaattgtaaaattgaGATGATTACTCATCTCCCGGCCAAAGGATTTTGGTAGACCTCCTATTATTCTACAATATAGTAGAACGGTTAAGAAAGGGGAAGCACGTGTGAAGGAAAACTTTTGCAGTGAGAAAGGGGATCACAGTGGGGCCAGAGTTAGTTAGAAATATGTTTGTATAAGAGGGCAAATGGAAAAGAGGGAGGGGGGTTCATTTTGAGTGAAGAAGTATGCAAACTTCCttgaaagaaatcaaagaaaggAGAGGCAGAGAGGTAGGTTTCCTTTTGGTTGTTCTTGATTTCTGCAAGTTCATTAGTCTGTTTGTAATGGTTGTTCAAGGATTGAGTCATCAAGTCCTTTCtgtaattttcatattatatcaatatatacgAACACATATTGGTGTTCTATTAGAAAGCTAGATTTTCCATTTGGAAACGTTGCTCGTGTGCATATTCAAAAGTTAAGAGAAGTTGGAATCTTTATTGGTTACGATTTCAGTACCAAAGACTACAAACTCTACAATCTTGATACACAAAGGAAAATCATTCCTCGAGATATAGTATAGATGACATAAGGAGAATGAGGTTAGGACAAGTTGATTGAGACTAAAACTTATTTCCATACTTCAAAGAAGGTGGCCCTGGAGGAAATAAGAATAGAGAGCAAATGAAAAAGGTACGCCTCCATCCCCACCAACTTCAAGACCTCAATCTTTCAGGTAGACAAAAGCTCACGAGAAAGAGTTTTGCACTTCCAAAACTTTCAGGAACTTTATGAAGTATCTGCAAATCAATAGTCTTCACTCTCGTCTTTTTGCCAACCATGAGCGTATGAACTTTTTAGGAGCTAATGGAGAACATAAAGGAAATGCGTTATGGatgaagagatgaagaagaatgaCTAATGGGATCAAGTCTCACTTCCAAAATAGC
Coding sequences within:
- the LOC116405220 gene encoding stress enhanced protein 1, chloroplastic, giving the protein MALLHASASLSLATRDVSFARTAPKAFPLHRSPLPNLFRIGTTFATGSPLVLSKPTGQKKHALKQNSVSIRCEQSTQQSNLDVWLGRFAMVGFAIAISVEIATGKGLLENFGVTSPLPSVALAVTALVGVLTAVFIFQSATKN